Genomic segment of Saprospiraceae bacterium:
GTGCTAGGTAAAATCCAAGGATTAGAAAAAAGCATTTAAGTAATTGAGTTTCATAAGCAAAATAATATGAGTTAAAGAGCAGATTGATTTCGATGATAAAATAAGATGGTCATTGCGCTGGCTACCAACACGACATTTTTAATGATGTATTGTCCGGTAAGTGTCAATGCAAATCCATTTTGCCAGGTATCACCCGGTAAATAAAACAAGGGCAAAAACGTGGTACACATTTGTGCAGAAAACAAAAAGAATGCAAATTTTGTGAGTTTAGGAAATAACCAAAGAACTCCAATAGTACATTCAACAATTCCCAATATCAAACAGAAATTAGACGCTGACAGCAAGTTTCCAATGGTTTCATTGTGAAGATGCGTTACCAGTGCTTCAGCAGGAGACAAGCCAAGTACTTTCAGTAAGCCAAACCAAAAAAACACTACAAATAAACTCAGACGATTTACCAACAATACCAAATTTTGGATTTGGCGGTCATGTGTATAAAGATGTACGATAGTTTTGTCCATAATATTAATGATTTGCAATTTCTGATTCAAAAATAAAAGGACAGGCAAGGCAAAAGGTGCAAATTATCTTAAACCACAATCTGAAAGGATGAAATCCCTTATTTACCGTTTAAAAATCTTCACATTAAAACAAATTATAATATCTTTCACAGGTACCGGGAAGCGTTTAACTTTGCGGCATAAATTCAGCAATGAAAAAGCATAATTTTTACGCCGGACCGGCCATTTTACCAAAAGAAGTTATTGAAGAAGCTGCTGCATCCCTGAATGATTTTATGGGCATGGGACTGTCTTTATTGGAGATTTCTCATCGGACGAAACAGTTTGAAGGGGTGGTATCCGAAATCGAGCAATTGGTCAAAGAACTCATGGGTATTGGTGATGAATATGCTGTGTTACTCCTATCCGGAGGTGCCAGCAGCCAATTTTTTATGATTCCCATGAATCTTTTAAATGATAATGAAACTGCTTGTTATATAAATACCGGAGTTTGGGCAAGTGGCGCCATCAAAGAGGCTAAAAATTTTGGCAAGGTGAATGTAATTGCCAGTTCGGAGGAGGACAAATTCAGGCACATTCCAAAAACTATCAGATTCCGACGGATGCGGTCTATCTCCATATTACTTCTAACAACACCATTTACGGAACCCAATACCACAGCTGGCCCGAGTCACCAATCCCTTTAATTTGTGATATGTCCAGTGATATTTTCAGCCGTCAGCTGGATTTTTCTAAATTTTCATTGATTTATGCCGGAGCTCAAAAAAATATGGGTGCGGCGGGAGTTACTGCGGTGGTGATTAAAAAAGAGTTGCTCAACCGGGCCCAACGGAAATTTCCGACCATTTTAAACTATGCGGTTCAAATGGAAAAGGAAAGCATGTACAATACCCCACCGGTTTTTCCAATATATGTGACCCTGTTAACCCTGCGATGGATCAAAGCCCAAGGCTTAGCAAACATTGAAGCCCGCAATCGGAAGAAAGCTGAAACCCTGTATGCAGAAATAGATCGCAACACCTGTTTCATCTCTCCGGTCACTCCTGAAGACCGCAGTTGGATGAATGTGGTGTTTACAGCTAAAAAACCAGAACTCGAGACCACCTTTTTAGAAATGTGTAAGTCAGGCGGTTGTGTTGGATTGGCGGGTCATCGATCTGTAGGAGGATTCAGAGCCTCTTTGTACAATGCTTTAACCCAAGAAAGTGTTGATGCATTGGCAGAGATCATGAAAGCATTTGAATTAAAGCATGCCTAATCTTAAGATTGCATCTGAGTTTTCGATCATTCATTACAATGAGTTAAAGCTCCGGCTTGAAACCATATACGAACATCGGAAATCAGTCCGAATCAGCCTTGGAAAGCACCACGCCATATTAAGACAACCAATACTGCTAACCTCAGCCCAAAAAGAAAAAAAACCTGGAATGGGCCAGGAATTGGGTGATTAAAAAATTTGAGCAAGATCCTGTTTTACGTCAGCGATATACACCGAAAGACTATCAAACGGGTCAAAAAATTCAATTACGGGAGCGCGAATTTGTTTTAGAAATTAATGAAGCAGCAGATCGCAAATCTGCATTGGGAAAACTAGAAGGACCTGTAATTAAAATTGAATTACCCGCAGGTATCAATGCACGTCAAAGACAGCAAGTTTGCAGTACGATTATCAGTCGCATTTTATCGAATGTATTTTTACCGGAATTAACAAAGCGTGTACACGAAATCAACGATCGCTTTTTTAAAAAGAAGTTAAACAAGTCCGTTTAAAATTAAACCTCAGCAATTGGGGAAGTTGCAGCACAAAAAAACGATCAATCTCTCTTCCCGATTGCTATTGACACCCCAGTTTATTACCGACTACATCATCGTCCATGAATTAGCCCACTTGGTGCACATGAATCATTCTGCGGCTTATTGGAAAGTTGTAGAAAAAGTGATGCCGGAATACCAAAAAGCAGAAGCCTGGTTGAAGAAGTATGGGGAGCGATGTAATTTTTAAATAGTTGAAAGTTGTTAGGTGATAGCAGCGATCCGAAAATGCATTAGCACTGGTATTTATTTTTTAATTCCCTTAGAAATTGTTTGTATTTTTGAGGCTATGAAAAAATCTGCTGTTCTTACAACATTGAATGATTTTCCAAGAGAATTTGTATTGGAGGATTTTCTTGAAAAGTTAATTGTAATAGAAAAAATTGATGAGGGATTGAAGGATATCAAAGAAGGAAAAACCATTAGCCATGAATCATTAAAGAAAATGGTTAATCGATGGCAAAAATAAAATGGGGTAAAAAAGCCACAAAAGATCTCAAATCAATACATGAATACATTTCTTTGGATTCAAGATTCTATGCAAATCAATATATTAGTAAGATCGTTTTAAGAGTAGATCAATTACAAAATTTTCCTGAATCGGGTAGAATTGTTCCTGAGAAAGAAGACCCATCAATTCGCGAATTGATTGAAGGTAACTACAGAATATTTTATAAAACACAAAGAGGAAATGTGATTATACTCCGAATACATCATTCCTCCAGAAAAATAAAATAGCCAGCCACTAACTATTTTGCTTCCTTGCTTCCTTGCTTCTTTACTTCTTAGCTTTTCCACGTATCCGGGTCTTCGCGAGAAATCCAATTCGTTGAGAGTTGTTAGGTGATAGTTGATAGTTGATAGTTGATAGTTGTTAGTTGATAGTTGATAGCAGAAATTGTTGCATTTTTTGCTTCTTTGCTTCTTTGCTTCTTTGCTTCTCCACATCTTCGCGAGAAATCCAATTCGTTGATAGTTGTTAGGTGATAGTTGATAGCAGGAATTGTTGCATTTTTTTGCTTCTTTGCTTCCTTACTTCTTTGCTTCTTGTCTTCCTTTCTTCCTTACTTCCTTTCTCCAAAAGGCAAGCCAATAAGGTGCATTGGTAAATTTCCAGGTATTTATTAGTTTTACCTTGAAAAATAGCACCCGAAAACACACCGATATGCTCAATTCCGGATGGGAGTGGGTACGGCGAAGCCATATCAGACCGGAAAGCATAAAGGAATGAGAACTGAATGATGAACCCTAACAATTATGATAAACCTATTTTATTTTTCGTGGAACTATTTCCATGAACTAAATGCAGATCAAAAGAAACGCATAAAGCTCATTTTATTTGAACATCGGGAGATGGCCTGCATTGGAATTCAATTTGAACAGGATACCGGAATTAGAAATTTCGTACGAAGTTTAGAAGGTATTCTTTACAGCAAAACAAAATCATGTTATTATTTAAAGTTTGAAGAACAGCGTTTTAAAAGCTTAGTTAATGATATTAAAGAGCATAATTTCTATCCGGATTATTCAGGATTTACTCAACAATATACTGACTACTTAAAACAAAGCATGATAAAGGAAGCAGAAGCTGCCAGTGAAGTAAAGAATGAAGTTCGCAATGATAGTATTTACGACAAATTTATTGACTCGTTCAAAATCTATTTAGAACAAAGACGCTACTCAAGCAACACGATTAATACTTATTGCCAGATTATTCAAAATTTCTGACATGGTGTAGAAAGCCCATAGAAGAAATAAGTCAGGATGATTTGATTCGATTTAATCATAAAAAATTATAGGTGAAAAACTATCAGGATCCTATCAAAATCAGCTCATCAATGCTGTGAAACTATTTTTTGAGCGGATGGAACACCGTAGCATGGAAATTGAAAGCATTCAAAGGCCCTTCAGAGAGCGCAAATTACCGAATGTATTAAGCAAAGAAGAAGTAAAGCAGTTATTGAGTAGTTTACGAAATCAGAAACATCGCATGATGTTGGTTACGATTTACGCCTGTGGACTGCGATGCGGCGAATTACTAAATTTACGATTGATGGATGTAGATTCCAAAAGAAATTTCTTAATAATTCGACAAGCGAAAGGTAAAAAAGACCGGTATGTCCCGATCACAGTCAAATTAATTGAAGAACTGAGGGAATATTTCAAAATGTACAAACCAAAAACCTGGTTATTTGAAGGCCAGCGAATTGGTGAGCCTTACAGTGCAAGAAGTTTACAATTGGTATTAAAAGAAGCCTTGCTTCAAGCCCGAATTAAAAACCCGTTACCCTACATTGGTTAAGGCACAGTTTTGCCACCCATTTATTAGAAAGCGGAACCGATATCAGATACATCCAAAGCTTGTTAGGCCACAATTCTCCAAAAACCACGATGATCTACACCCATGTAAGTGAGCAAAGCCTATCAAAAATCAAGATGCCCTACGATGATTTATAGAAATGCCTATATTTGTATAAGTCGCAACAAAACATCGCATAGCCAACCACTTTTACTGGCTAAATGATATTTTGTAGCGTGTATATGACAGGGACAGACAATTATGCCTGGTTTCCAAAAGGAAAGAAACTTTAATGCTTGATATTGCTCTCTCAATTTAATTTTTACTACAAAACTCTTTTTTGTTAGTTGTTTCAAACGTGACAGTTTTTGCAGTTAGACAATTGCTGAGCAAGAACTACAAGACGACTGCTATTACAGCACTTTTTGCAATAGCATTTTACTTTTTAGTAGGACAAGTGGTTGACAAAAAT
This window contains:
- a CDS encoding M48 family metallopeptidase, whose product is MQHKKTINLSSRLLLTPQFITDYIIVHELAHLVHMNHSAAYWKVVEKVMPEYQKAEAWLKKYGERCNF
- a CDS encoding type II toxin-antitoxin system RelE/ParE family toxin, with the protein product MAKIKWGKKATKDLKSIHEYISLDSRFYANQYISKIVLRVDQLQNFPESGRIVPEKEDPSIRELIEGNYRIFYKTQRGNVIILRIHHSSRKIK